The Calditrichota bacterium genome contains a region encoding:
- a CDS encoding 2-phosphosulfolactate phosphatase: protein MKVDVCLVPGELTYCQVANRAVVVIDVLRASTTIVTALAHGCRTIIPVEEVEEAKRIAATIGDQHVLLGGERGGVRIDGFALGNSPREYRGANLRDSTIVFTTTNGSRLFRMVQNGAPVLVGALVNAGAVAQVLTQEGRDVLLVCAGREGRFSAEDCFCAGLLVHRLGQLLPRQVELSDAAQATGRFFSARQSALKVLQGSEHGRFLATIGFGQDIPVCAEVDAYQVVPQYADGVIRARPR from the coding sequence GTGAAGGTTGACGTCTGTCTTGTACCGGGGGAGCTCACCTACTGTCAGGTGGCGAACCGCGCGGTGGTGGTGATTGATGTGCTGCGCGCCAGCACGACCATCGTCACGGCGCTGGCGCATGGCTGTCGAACGATCATTCCGGTCGAAGAGGTCGAGGAAGCAAAGCGCATCGCCGCCACTATCGGCGATCAGCACGTCCTGCTGGGAGGCGAGCGCGGAGGCGTGCGCATTGATGGTTTCGCCTTGGGCAATTCGCCGCGGGAGTACCGCGGTGCCAACCTGCGGGACAGTACCATCGTGTTCACCACCACCAACGGCTCACGCCTGTTTCGCATGGTGCAAAATGGTGCGCCGGTGCTGGTGGGCGCACTGGTCAATGCAGGAGCAGTGGCGCAGGTGCTGACGCAGGAGGGACGCGACGTCCTGTTGGTCTGTGCCGGCCGGGAAGGGCGGTTTTCTGCCGAGGACTGTTTCTGCGCCGGGCTGCTCGTCCATCGCCTGGGGCAGCTCTTGCCGCGCCAGGTGGAACTCAGCGATGCGGCACAGGCGACTGGACGCTTCTTTTCGGCGCGGCAAAGCGCGCTGAAGGTATTGCAAGGGAGCGAGCACGGCCGTTTCTTGGCGACGATCGGCTTTGGGCAAGACATCCCTGTCTGCGCGGAGGTGGATGCCTACCAGGTCGTGCCGCAGTACGCAGACGGGGTGATTCGCGCGCGCCCGCGGTAG
- a CDS encoding DNA translocase FtsK yields the protein MRVVKRPRPEETVVAMRRREILGVMLIYLAIMLFLALVSYHPNERPGQVSFGSARNLLGLAGAYISYFLFRYTIGYPSVVVPLLCALWGWVLLRDGSRATARRWSMHMLALAFYAAILLALPQVAVHDGDFHASELAGALGLLLARLIVGVFGLTGCVILLIALMMVMVISATQVSIGGSLSRLGARARGWWQSFRKRRLVARQDAKTRARQEELVKGALEVGPAPRPVAQQVPAVEPEPSPPGPAQLELQMPKPPVRPVMPPAPQQPEEEEREYQFPSPELLDAPPDREVALTREELLENARLLETRLREFGVRGRVVEINPGPVITRYEVEPAVGVKVSQFTSLADDLALVLRARRIRIVAPIPGKAAVGIEIPNPRPATVYLREVIDSPQFQEAESVLTVAMGKTISGEIFTADLTTMPHLLIGGSTGSGKSVCLNTIIASILFKAHPSQVQLVLVDPKRLELSAYARLKDHHVTYLEGLDETVVTNAANTIAVLRSLEVEMERRYRVLNEAGVRNIEEYNQKVSRRQIRGKEGQPVRPLQYVVLIIDELADLMLTAAREVEEPIARLTQMSRAVGIHLIVATQRPSVDVITGVIKANFPARIAFQVASKVDSRTIIDQNGAEQLLGRGDMLFLPPASPEPIRLHNAYISTEEIARLIDHIQGQPKVVPKFVLPAWLEEQVPGAAFRGDRERDPLFAEAARIVVTHQQGSVSILQRRLKVGYSRAARLIDELEAAGIVGPFEGAKAREVLVDEDGLAEMGLL from the coding sequence ATGCGGGTGGTCAAGCGCCCGCGGCCTGAGGAGACGGTGGTGGCCATGCGCCGCAGAGAGATCCTCGGCGTGATGCTCATCTACTTGGCCATCATGCTCTTCTTGGCCTTGGTTTCCTATCACCCGAACGAGCGGCCGGGACAGGTCAGCTTTGGCTCGGCGCGCAACCTGTTAGGGCTGGCCGGGGCGTACATTTCCTACTTTCTCTTCCGCTACACCATTGGCTACCCGTCCGTGGTGGTGCCGCTGCTCTGTGCGCTATGGGGATGGGTGCTGCTGCGCGATGGCTCCCGCGCCACTGCCAGGCGCTGGAGCATGCACATGCTGGCCTTAGCCTTCTACGCAGCCATTCTGCTCGCCCTTCCCCAGGTGGCAGTGCACGACGGCGATTTTCACGCCAGCGAATTGGCCGGCGCATTGGGCCTGCTCCTGGCCCGCCTGATCGTCGGGGTTTTCGGCCTCACCGGCTGTGTCATTCTCCTCATCGCCCTGATGATGGTCATGGTGATCTCCGCGACCCAGGTGAGCATAGGCGGGAGCTTGTCCCGGCTCGGCGCCAGGGCACGGGGGTGGTGGCAATCGTTCAGGAAACGCCGTCTCGTCGCCCGTCAGGACGCGAAGACGCGCGCGCGGCAAGAGGAGCTGGTCAAGGGAGCGCTGGAGGTGGGCCCCGCTCCTCGGCCTGTGGCCCAGCAGGTGCCGGCGGTAGAACCTGAGCCATCTCCTCCCGGGCCGGCGCAACTGGAGCTCCAGATGCCCAAGCCGCCGGTCCGACCGGTCATGCCCCCAGCTCCGCAGCAGCCTGAGGAGGAGGAACGCGAGTACCAATTCCCGAGCCCCGAGCTCTTGGATGCGCCTCCTGACCGCGAAGTGGCGCTCACCCGCGAGGAGCTGTTAGAGAACGCGCGCCTGCTTGAAACCCGCTTGCGCGAGTTCGGCGTGCGCGGCCGCGTGGTGGAGATCAACCCCGGCCCGGTGATCACCCGCTACGAGGTGGAGCCGGCCGTCGGGGTGAAGGTCAGCCAGTTCACCAGCCTTGCCGACGACTTGGCCTTGGTGCTGCGCGCGCGCCGCATCCGCATTGTCGCGCCCATCCCAGGCAAGGCGGCAGTGGGCATCGAAATCCCCAATCCCAGGCCGGCCACGGTCTATCTGCGCGAAGTCATCGATTCGCCGCAGTTCCAGGAGGCGGAATCGGTGCTCACCGTGGCCATGGGCAAGACCATCTCCGGCGAGATATTTACTGCCGATCTGACTACCATGCCGCACCTGCTCATCGGCGGCTCCACCGGCTCCGGCAAGAGCGTTTGCTTGAACACCATCATTGCCAGCATCCTGTTCAAGGCGCACCCGTCCCAGGTGCAGTTGGTGCTGGTGGACCCCAAGCGCTTGGAGCTGAGCGCCTACGCGCGCCTCAAGGACCACCACGTCACCTACTTGGAAGGGCTGGACGAGACGGTGGTGACCAACGCTGCCAATACCATTGCCGTGCTGCGCAGCTTGGAGGTGGAGATGGAGCGCCGCTACCGGGTGCTCAACGAGGCCGGAGTGCGCAACATCGAGGAGTACAATCAGAAGGTGAGCAGGCGCCAGATCAGGGGCAAGGAGGGCCAGCCGGTGCGCCCCCTCCAGTACGTGGTGCTCATCATCGATGAATTGGCGGACCTGATGCTCACCGCGGCGCGGGAGGTGGAGGAGCCCATCGCCCGCCTCACGCAGATGAGCCGCGCCGTGGGCATTCACCTCATCGTGGCCACGCAACGGCCCTCGGTGGATGTGATTACCGGGGTCATCAAGGCAAACTTCCCGGCGCGCATTGCCTTCCAGGTGGCCTCCAAGGTGGACTCGCGCACCATCATCGACCAGAACGGCGCGGAGCAGCTCCTGGGGCGCGGCGACATGCTCTTCTTGCCGCCTGCCTCTCCGGAGCCCATCCGGTTGCACAACGCCTACATCTCCACCGAGGAGATTGCGCGGCTCATCGACCACATCCAGGGGCAGCCGAAGGTCGTGCCCAAGTTCGTCCTTCCAGCCTGGCTGGAGGAGCAGGTGCCTGGGGCTGCCTTCCGCGGTGACCGGGAGCGCGATCCGCTGTTCGCCGAGGCGGCGCGCATCGTGGTCACCCACCAGCAGGGCTCGGTCTCCATCCTGCAGCGGCGACTGAAGGTGGGGTATTCGCGAGCGGCACGGCTCATCGACGAGTTGGAGGCGGCCGGCATCGTCGGGCCCTTTGAAGGGGCCAAGGCCCGCGAGGTATTGGTGGACGAAGATGGCTTGGCGGAAATGGGGTTGCTTTAG
- the gcvT gene encoding glycine cleavage system aminomethyltransferase GcvT has product MEPKKTGLYEVHKRLNAKLVPFAGYWMPIQYTSIVSEHRRVRTTVGVFDVSHMGEFIIRGPRALEFLERMTINQVSALEVNRVQYSAMCYPDGGIVDDLLVYRLPEHYMMVVNASNLEKDFAWLLEHLIKDASLENVSDETTLLAVQGRYAQATLQKLTSLDLSKIKYYWAQRGRLAGVDMLISRTGYTGEDGFEIGFDRRYSEQVWEAVMEAGKEYQIEPIGLGARDSLRLEMKYCLYGNDIDQTTNPLEAGLGWITKLHKGDFVGREALLRVKEQGLRRKLVGFEMLEKAIPRHGYAIVKDGKQVGHVTSGTFSPSLDKGIGMGYVPIELAEVGSTFAVQIRGQEVPAVVVQTPFYKRPY; this is encoded by the coding sequence ATGGAGCCCAAGAAGACCGGACTTTACGAGGTGCACAAGCGACTGAACGCCAAGCTGGTGCCGTTCGCCGGCTACTGGATGCCCATCCAGTACACGAGCATCGTGAGCGAGCATCGGCGCGTACGCACCACGGTCGGCGTGTTCGATGTGTCGCACATGGGGGAATTCATCATCCGCGGCCCAAGGGCGCTGGAGTTCCTGGAGCGCATGACCATCAACCAGGTGAGCGCCCTTGAGGTCAATCGCGTGCAGTACTCGGCAATGTGCTACCCGGACGGCGGCATAGTCGACGACCTGCTGGTCTACCGCCTGCCCGAGCACTACATGATGGTGGTGAACGCCTCCAATTTGGAGAAAGACTTTGCGTGGCTCTTGGAGCATCTGATCAAGGACGCGAGCTTGGAGAATGTCAGCGACGAGACTACCCTGTTGGCGGTGCAGGGGCGCTATGCGCAGGCCACTCTGCAAAAGCTGACGAGCTTGGACTTGAGCAAGATCAAGTACTACTGGGCGCAGCGCGGCCGCCTGGCCGGGGTGGACATGCTCATCTCGCGCACCGGCTACACCGGCGAGGACGGCTTTGAGATCGGCTTTGACCGCCGCTACTCCGAGCAGGTGTGGGAGGCGGTCATGGAGGCTGGCAAGGAGTACCAGATCGAGCCCATAGGCTTAGGGGCGCGCGACAGCTTGCGCCTGGAGATGAAATACTGCCTGTACGGCAACGACATCGACCAGACCACCAATCCCTTGGAGGCAGGCTTGGGGTGGATTACCAAGCTGCACAAGGGCGACTTTGTCGGTCGCGAGGCGCTGCTACGGGTCAAGGAGCAGGGCCTGCGGCGCAAATTGGTGGGGTTCGAGATGCTGGAGAAGGCCATCCCTCGCCACGGCTACGCCATCGTCAAGGATGGTAAGCAGGTGGGGCACGTGACGAGCGGCACCTTCTCGCCAAGCCTTGACAAAGGAATCGGCATGGGGTACGTGCCGATTGAGCTTGCAGAGGTGGGGAGCACCTTCGCGGTGCAGATCCGCGGCCAGGAAGTGCCGGCGGTGGTGGTGCAGACGCCGTTCTACAAGAGGCCATACTGA
- the thiE gene encoding thiamine phosphate synthase: MTSAAGARPLGALSGLKGLAFLPLHSNAIAVEGVVRAGKAHHRRGDIDFSLYGIIDCAWLRGRELAAVVEAAIAGGVTMVQYRDKVSSGRVFYENARIAQRVCATQRVPFIVNDRLDIAMAVGADGVHVGQEDLPVAVVRRVAGAKMLVGASAGTLEEALAAEAEGADYVGVGAIFPTATKPDADLSSLQRLREICEQVRCPVVAIGGITAARVAEVMATGAHGVAVISALMDGDVRANARLLRESIRRCKEVDRR; encoded by the coding sequence ATGACCTCAGCAGCAGGTGCGCGACCTCTGGGCGCGCTTTCAGGCTTGAAGGGCTTGGCTTTCTTGCCTCTTCACTCGAACGCGATAGCGGTGGAAGGCGTGGTGAGAGCAGGCAAAGCACATCATAGGCGAGGCGACATCGACTTTTCGCTGTACGGCATCATCGACTGCGCCTGGCTGCGTGGCCGGGAGCTTGCGGCGGTGGTGGAGGCGGCCATCGCCGGAGGGGTGACCATGGTGCAGTACCGGGACAAGGTCTCCTCGGGCCGGGTCTTTTACGAGAACGCGCGCATTGCACAGCGGGTCTGTGCGACGCAGCGCGTGCCGTTTATCGTGAACGACCGGCTGGACATCGCCATGGCGGTGGGTGCCGACGGGGTGCACGTGGGGCAGGAGGACCTGCCGGTGGCGGTGGTCCGCCGCGTGGCCGGAGCTAAGATGCTCGTGGGTGCCTCTGCCGGCACGCTGGAAGAAGCTTTGGCGGCAGAGGCCGAAGGGGCCGACTATGTGGGTGTGGGCGCCATCTTTCCCACAGCGACCAAGCCCGATGCTGACCTCTCCTCGCTGCAGCGGCTGCGGGAAATCTGTGAGCAGGTGCGCTGCCCGGTGGTGGCCATCGGTGGCATTACCGCAGCGCGGGTGGCGGAGGTCATGGCGACGGGCGCGCACGGGGTGGCGGTCATCTCGGCGCTCATGGACGGCGATGTGCGCGCCAACGCGCGCCTGCTGAGGGAGAGCATCAGGCGGTGCAAGGAGGTGGATCGGCGGTGA
- a CDS encoding pyridoxal phosphate-dependent aminotransferase, giving the protein MRLAERMSRLGTETAFEVLAKAKALEAAGKKIIHLEIGEPDFDTPEHIKEAAIKALRDGKTGYCPAAGIKELREAIAADVGARRGLSVSPEEVVVTPGAKPIMYFVITALVDPGDEVLYPNPGFPIYESVIEFVGGKAVPIPLREERNFSFDVDEFRSLVTDKTKLIILNSPQNPTGGVLSRQDLEVIAEVATARDIFVLSDEVYNNILYEGSFVSIATLPGMRDRTVILDGLSKTYAMTGWRLGYGVMPKELARQVERLTINTVSCTSHFSQYGAIAAINGPQEPVAAMVAEFRRRRDYIVEALNKIEGVKCVKPQGAFYAFPNITGTGFSSKELERRLLEEAGVATLSGTAFGKYGDGYLRLSYANSLENIKAALERFAALVS; this is encoded by the coding sequence ATGAGGTTGGCAGAGCGGATGAGCAGATTGGGTACGGAAACAGCCTTCGAAGTATTGGCCAAAGCAAAGGCCCTGGAAGCCGCAGGCAAGAAGATTATCCACTTGGAAATCGGCGAGCCGGATTTCGACACACCGGAGCACATCAAGGAGGCAGCCATCAAGGCGCTGCGGGACGGCAAGACCGGCTACTGCCCTGCGGCGGGCATCAAGGAGCTGCGCGAGGCCATCGCTGCCGATGTGGGCGCACGCCGTGGCCTCTCTGTCTCACCCGAAGAGGTAGTGGTCACCCCAGGGGCCAAGCCGATCATGTACTTCGTCATCACCGCGCTGGTCGATCCGGGTGACGAGGTCCTCTACCCGAACCCTGGCTTTCCCATCTACGAGTCGGTGATCGAGTTTGTGGGCGGTAAGGCAGTGCCGATCCCCTTGCGCGAGGAGCGCAACTTTAGCTTCGATGTCGACGAGTTTCGCTCCTTGGTCACCGACAAGACCAAGCTCATCATCCTCAATTCGCCGCAGAACCCTACGGGCGGCGTGTTGAGCCGGCAGGACCTGGAGGTCATAGCCGAGGTGGCCACTGCCCGCGATATCTTTGTCCTATCCGACGAGGTGTACAACAACATCCTCTACGAAGGCAGCTTCGTGAGCATTGCCACCCTGCCGGGGATGCGCGACAGGACGGTGATTCTGGACGGCCTGTCCAAGACCTACGCCATGACCGGCTGGCGGCTGGGCTACGGGGTAATGCCCAAGGAGCTGGCGCGGCAGGTGGAGCGCCTCACCATCAACACGGTCTCCTGCACCTCGCACTTTAGTCAGTACGGGGCGATTGCCGCCATCAACGGGCCGCAGGAGCCGGTGGCGGCCATGGTGGCTGAGTTTCGCCGCCGCCGCGACTACATCGTCGAGGCGCTCAACAAAATAGAGGGCGTGAAATGCGTGAAGCCGCAAGGGGCCTTTTACGCCTTCCCGAACATCACGGGCACCGGGTTCAGCTCCAAGGAACTGGAGCGGCGCCTGTTGGAGGAGGCGGGCGTGGCCACTCTGTCCGGCACGGCTTTTGGCAAATACGGCGATGGCTACCTGCGTCTGTCTTATGCCAACTCGCTGGAGAATATCAAGGCGGCGCTGGAGCGCTTTGCTGCCCTGGTTTCGTGA
- a CDS encoding site-2 protease family protein, translating into MAVKILTTVLSFVFVFGILVFVHEFGHYIAARLARIRVERFYLGFDLFGLRLLRFQRKGTEYGIGLLPVGGYVKMAGFIDESLDAKTTGAPDEFMSKNTWQKMYVLCAGVLMNLIFGFLVYTALSFGARVLERPEGVDSRSLPPVVGEVIPGMPAALAGMAPGAEILQVDQTPVSSWGELTSRVHGAAGRPLVLTWRQGDSVITRTVVPRSSWALEGWSLRPLGLIGIGPHIPQELVGPTRRVKPWEAVAMGFAQTSYAFRMTFASVKGLVTAQVSCREVAGPLGIARISASSGQRVAEAVRQRRGVAEAAGQLFSLVALFSVTLALINILPVPALDGGHLVVVMVEGIRRKPLPVKVRVVIQWIGMVLIFACFLLLTYNDVMRKMP; encoded by the coding sequence ATGGCGGTAAAGATCCTCACGACGGTCCTCTCGTTTGTGTTCGTCTTCGGCATCCTCGTGTTCGTGCACGAGTTCGGCCACTACATCGCAGCGCGGCTGGCCCGCATCCGGGTTGAACGCTTCTACTTGGGCTTTGACCTATTCGGGTTGCGCCTGCTGCGTTTTCAACGCAAGGGCACCGAGTACGGCATCGGCCTGCTGCCGGTGGGCGGCTATGTCAAGATGGCCGGGTTTATCGACGAGAGCCTGGACGCGAAAACCACCGGTGCCCCGGACGAATTCATGTCCAAGAACACCTGGCAAAAGATGTACGTGCTTTGTGCCGGTGTGCTCATGAACCTCATCTTCGGCTTTCTGGTCTACACGGCCCTCTCCTTTGGCGCGCGGGTGTTGGAGCGGCCGGAGGGGGTGGATTCCCGCTCGCTGCCCCCGGTGGTCGGCGAAGTTATCCCGGGCATGCCGGCAGCCCTGGCAGGCATGGCGCCTGGGGCGGAGATTCTCCAGGTGGACCAGACGCCGGTCTCCTCCTGGGGCGAGCTCACCTCGCGCGTGCACGGCGCTGCGGGTCGTCCTCTTGTTCTCACCTGGCGGCAGGGCGACTCGGTCATCACCCGCACGGTGGTGCCGAGAAGCTCGTGGGCGCTGGAGGGGTGGTCGCTGCGTCCCTTGGGGCTCATCGGCATCGGGCCGCACATTCCGCAGGAGCTGGTGGGTCCCACACGGCGCGTCAAGCCGTGGGAGGCGGTGGCCATGGGCTTTGCCCAGACCAGCTACGCCTTTCGCATGACCTTCGCCAGCGTGAAGGGGCTGGTAACCGCCCAGGTCTCCTGCAGGGAAGTGGCAGGACCTTTGGGCATCGCGCGTATCTCGGCCAGCTCTGGGCAGCGTGTCGCGGAGGCGGTGCGCCAGCGGCGCGGTGTGGCCGAAGCGGCAGGGCAGCTCTTTTCGCTGGTGGCCCTGTTCAGCGTGACCCTGGCGCTCATCAACATCCTGCCGGTGCCTGCCCTGGATGGCGGCCACTTGGTGGTGGTCATGGTCGAGGGGATCCGACGCAAGCCGTTGCCGGTGAAGGTGCGCGTGGTCATCCAATGGATCGGCATGGTGCTCATTTTCGCCTGCTTCTTGCTGCTCACTTACAACGATGTGATGCGCAAGATGCCGTGA